The following is a genomic window from Rhodomicrobium lacus.
AACCGGTTCAGGCTTGTGTCAAGCGGAATTCGGGCGTACAGAACAGCCACTTTTTCGAGAGGTGCCGGCTGTGAAGAAAGAAAAACCAAACGCATATTACGATGCAGGTGCAGCGCTTCAGAACGCCCAGGCGGGCGGTTTTCCTCTCACCCGATTGCGCCGGACGAGACAGGCGCCCTGGTCGCGCGCACTCGTCGCCGAAAACACGCTGTCCGCGTCGAACCTGATCTGGCCGATTTTCGTCATGGACGGCCTGCGTGAAAAGCAGCCGGTGCCGTCGCTTCCTGGCGTCGACCGCATGTCTGTCGATCTCGCCGCCGAAGCTGCCGAGCAGGCTGCGGAGCTTGGCGTTCCGGCTGTCGCTCTCTTTCCCTATACGCGGCCCGATCTTCGCGATGAAGCCGCGACCGAAGCCTTCAATCCCGAAAACATCGTCTGCCGCGCGGTGCGCGCCATCAAGGCCCGCGTGCCGAACATGGGCATCATCTGCGACGTCGCGCTCGACCCCTATACGAGCCACGGTCAGGACGGCCTGATGGTCGGCAATGAGATCGTCAACGACCTGTCGCTGGAAGCGCTGACGCGTCAGGCGATGAATCAGGCGGAAGCGGGCTGCGATGTGCTTGCGCCGTCCGACATGATGGACGGCCGCATCGGCGTCATCCGCTCCGCGCTCGAAGCCCGCGGCTTCTACAATACCCAGATCATGGCGTATTCGGCGAAGTATGCGAGCGCGTTCTACGGCCCGTTCCGCGACGCGGTCGGCTCATCCGGCACGCTCAGGGGCGACAAGCGCACCTATCAGATGGACCCTGCGAACTCGGACGAAGCCATCCGCGAAGTGGCGCTCGATCTTGCCGAAGGCGCGGACATGGTGATGGTGAAGCCCGGCATGCCGTATCTCGATATCGTGCGCCGCGTCCACGACGAGTTCAAGGTGCCGACATTCGTCTATCAGGTATCGGGCGAATACGCGATGCTGCTCGCGGCATTCCAGAATGGCTGGCTCACCCGCGAGAAGGTGGTGCTCGAAAGCCTGATGGCGTTCCGCCGTGCGGGTGCCAACGGCATCCTCACTTATTTCGCGCCCGAAGCCGCACGACTCTTGAAGGCGTAGGCGGCGAAGGTCATCTTTCCACGCACTTGTTGGGTGGCGCTTACGCCGCCGGAGGAGATGCGTGGATGACCTTTTCCGCCGTCGCGGTTTCTGAAGAGCCGCGCGTCAGCCTTGAAGATATTCGGGCAGCGCGCGAGGCTCTTCGCGGCTCGATCATCCGCACGCCTGCCGTGGAGGCGCCGAAGCTTTCCGCGCTTTCCGGCGCGCAAATCTTCATAAAATACGAGAACATGCAGGCGACCGGCTCCTTCAAGGAACGGGGCGCGTTGAACAAGCTGCTGTCGCTCGACGCGGCGCAGCGCGAGCGCGGCGTGATCGCGATTTCGGCAGGCAATCACGCACAAGCCGTCGCACACCACGCGGCGCGGCTCGGCATTCCGGCAACCATCGTCATGCCGGAAGGAACGCCCTTCAACAAGGTCGGCAACACGGAAGCCTTTGGCGCGAAGGTGATCCTTTACGGCGAAAGTGTCGCCGAATCGCGCGTCGCTGCCGACAGGCTCATCGTCGAGCAGGGCTTCACCCTCGTTCATCCCTATGACGATCCGGCCGTGATCGCGGGGCAGGGGACGGCCGCGCTCGAATTTCTGGAAGACTGCCCGGACCTCGATTGTCTCATCGTGCCGGTGGGCGGCGGCGGCTTCATTTCGGGAGTCGCCATCGCGGCGAAGGCGCTGAAACCGGATATCGAGATCGTCGGCGTCGAGGTGGAAAGCTATCCGTCGACCTACGCGGCATTGCGCGGACGTATCGCGGAATGCGGCGGGGCGACGCTCGCCGAAGGCATCGCGGTGAAAGCACCGGGCGCGCATGCGTTGCCCGTCATCCGCGACCTCGTGAGCGATGTGGTGCTCGTCAGTGAGTCCATGGTCGAAAGCGCGGTCTTCCTGCTCGCCAGCCTTCAGAAGACGGTTGCCGAAGGCGCCAGCGCGGTGGGGCTCGCGGCTGTCCTTTCCGATCGGCTGCGGTTCCACGGGCGCCGGGTCGGCCTTTTCCAGTCAGGTGCGAACATCGACAGCCGCGTGCTCGCTGCCATCATCATTCGCGGTCTCGAACGTGAATCGAAGATTCTGTCGCTGCGCATCCAGGTCGACGACCGGCCCGGCATGCTCGGTGAACTCGCGAGCGAGCTTGGCCGCTGCGGCGCGAACATCCTCGAAGTTCATCACCGCCGCTTCTATCTTTATGTGCCCGCGAAATCGACGCTGGTGGATATCGTCATCGAAACGAAGGACGCGCTTCACGCCGAGGAAATCATCGGGAAACTCCGCCTTCGCGGCTTCAGGGTGGAGCGGCTCAACGCAAGCGGAGGCGAGCCCGGCCCACGGATGGAGTAGGCGGCGCCGAACGCATCGAGACAACCAGGCTCCTGAAACAAATCCGCCCCTCTCTCGCGGGGAGAGATGAGTGTAGCCTTATGCGGAAAGAAATATCCTTATATTTCAAGTCACTATAAAATAGCGCCGAATCCTTTATCCTGTAAAGGTACACTCACAGGTACACGCGGCGTCTCTCATTAAGCGTTATGCCTGTCTTGGCCTATGAAAAGGGGCGGCGGCGCGAGCGGGGTCTTCCGCGATAAGCTTAATGGCGGATTGTCCGCACGCCGCGTGCGGTAGCGTGTTCATTGGGCGGGCTGCTTGACCAGGGGCGAGGTCACCTCCATGAAGTGCGTCGCGCGGCCATGCCTCCACTCGCCGCCATCCGCTCGCCGCCATCCGCTCGCCGCCCGGAATAAACGGCGTACTCGCACACCCAGCGGGGCGACGGCCAATCTTCGAACCAGGTGAGCAAGTATGGGGTGTCGTACTGCGCCTCGCTCACGGGACGCCACGCCGAGCGGTCGAGCGCCACCCGAAGCTTTTCGTCGTTCGCGGCGATAAGCGCCGAAAGCTCCGCCGTGAAAGCGTCCAGGAAGGCGGTTCCGCTCTCGGCCGCGAACGCGGCGCGTCCTATCATTGTAAGCGCGATATCGCGCGGCGTGACGCTCTCGGCAATTTTCGAAACGAGTCCCTCATAGCCTGGGATATCAAGCGCACTTTGCATTTGCGGCCCTCTCTTGTGCTGCCAAGGTGTCTTCGATGTCCCGCGCTATGGCTGCCTTCGACGCGAGCCACCTTGCGATCTCGATCTCGAAATCGATCGCGATAGAAGCTCCGTCGCGTTGTCGCTTCGCGCTGATGATTTCGGTGCAGGTCCAGCGTTCGCCCCGGTAGTCGGGGCCTGTACGCTCGAGACGGGCGATACCGTCGAAGAGGCCGCCGCGACCGTCCTCGCCCTTCGCCGGAAATCCCCTGAAGGCATAGCTGATCATCGGGCCACCTCCGAAATCGGACGCAGCACGACCTCGAAGCCGAGCGCGCCAGCGAAGGCGACCAGGTTGGCAAGCTGAGGGCTTGCCCCTGCACGCCACGCGAACATGGCGTTGACGCTGATCCCGCTGCGCGACTCGAGATCCAGGAAACTCATGCCGAGACGCTTCCTCTCTGCGAGAAGCATCGCCATCACGTCCGACTGGTCGTTGAAGGCCATCTCGCAAGCGGGCGGGCGCTCGCGGCGAAGAACCACCTCGAAGCCTAACGCGCGGGCGAAGGCGACAAGGTTTCCCATGGTGGGGGCAGACCTGCCCGCCAGCCAATATTGAGCGGAGTTGATCGCAACGCCCGACCGCGCCCGAAGCTCGTCGTTTCGGATGCCGATACGGCGGCGCGCCTCAAACAAGGCCGCGATGGCTGGGCGCTGGTTGGTAAGACTGATTTCGGTGAGTGCTGGGGCCGTCATGCGACCTCCCTTGCTGCGCGGAGCGGCTCCCACTTAATTCTCTTGATGGTAGTTTCTCCGCTGTGCTCGCGGTCCCAGACGAACCAAGCGAAATCCGTCGATGATGATGCTTGCGGTCCCGTCCAGCCGTCCCTGTGCATCATGGGCAGGCGGTTCCTGAACACGAGAACGCGCGCCAGATGGCCGCCATCGAGCACGGCGCGTCGAGCGCGGCCCTCCGCGTCGTTCTTGTTGCCAGCCGTTATGAAGGCGAGGCGCAAAAGCATGTAGACGCGCGGGCACAGCTCGATAGCGTGCTCGACGAACTGCGCAGCGATCTTGAACGGCGGGTTGGTTACGATGCACTCGATAGCCCCATCGCAGACGCGGGAGCGCGGTGCTTCGCGCTCCATCAGGAAATCCGCGCCGCTCATGTCCTGCTGAAACCAGCCGTAATCCACGAGGTCGGTCGCGAACACGCCGTGACCGGATTCGCGCAGAACGCGCGCGATCGATCCCGGCCCGCAAGCAGGCTCCCAGATCTCATCTGGCAAGCGCTCATGTTTCAGCAGCGCCCAAACGGCTTCCGGTGGCGTCTCGTAGAGATCGTTGCCGCGCTCCGCGAACGCAGCGCGTTTGTTGCCTCCGCCCATCAAACACTCCTCAATGCCGCACGCATCGCATCGCGCAGCCGAACTTTCTCGGCCGCAGACGTGTTGCCGGCGGCGGCGTTGCAGCGTCGATGGGCGAGGAAGCAGTTCGAGAGGTGGTTCGGGCCGCCGTGAGCGACCGGCACGAGATGTTCGATGGTTGGCGACATATCTGGATCGCAAGTCACGCCAGGCGCGGGCACGGCGTGGCCGCAGAAGAAGCAGCCCGCGCCATCGCGTGCAGCAAGCGCGGCGAACCGCTGCCGAAGCCGCGAAGGCGTGCGCCCGCGCCTCGTTGCCGCGAGGGCGGGGATCTCCCCACGCTCGAATTGCTGAGCGAGGGCAAGAAGCGCCGCCGGCCAGATCTGCCGGCCGCGCCTCGTTCGATGCGCGACGAGGATGCCGACGCTCGTCCGCACGCGAATGACTTCCCATTCGTTCACGGGCCCGAGCACCTCGCCGCCGCAGCCGGACAACCATATTTTGAAAGCGTCGAGGTCCGGGGGCATGGCTTAGTTCGCCTCCCGCGTGCTCGTGCGGATCCGGTCGCGCTTGCTCTCGAATTCGCTTACGTCTTCGGCGCGATAGAAGATGATGCCCGAGCGCTTGAGGAATCGGGGGCCCGTTCCGAGCCGGCGCCATCGGGCAAGGGTGACCTGCGACACGCCAAGGCGCGTCGCAAGCTCTGGCGTTCGCAGAAGCTCTGCGTCTGACATCGTTCAGTCCTCTCAGTCTGGGGAGTAGCCGTCGTCTTCGCCGGGCGCGTCGAAGACGTCGTCCGCGTCTGTGTAGTCGGCATCAATGATTTCGCCTGCAGAGGCGTCCTGCGCAGGGGCTTCGTCCTTCGGCGCAGGTTCGGGTTCAGAAAGCGGGCGTTTCGCAGCCTTCTTCTCTGCGGGCTTTTCTTCGACAGCCTGTTTTGCCTCTTCGGCTTTCTTCAGCGCGGCGTGCACGCCTTTCGGGCGGCCCGCGGGCTTTTCATCGGGCTTCGCGACAGGGTCGGCCTCGATGACCTCGCCCTTGAGCGGCACAGTATCGAAAGCGGTGTCCTGTACCTCGTCCACGGCGGGCATACCGTTCAGGACGTGCGGTGCGTAAAGACGACCGAAGAAAGCAGCGGCGCGATAGCGCCCCATAAGATCGGGCATCGACGGCCACTTCGAGCCGCTGCGGTAATACCACCCCTCCGAAACCGCCATGGAGAGCGTAACGGGCGGACCTTCGAGCACCTCGCCGGTGCCCCTTTCGACCGCGTAGGCGATGAATTCCTTGTCGTGAATCTTGACGTTCTTGGCGACCCGCTCTCTCGCACCTTTCGGCCCGGTCCATTCGTAGGTCGTCGCGTCGCGCTCGCCGAGGTCCGTCACGCGGAAGCGGATAGGCGAGAACAGGCCGCAGGCGTTCAGGGCCGCGATGATGAAGTTCGACGCCCAGGACGGACGCCCTTCGATGACATGCAGGTTCTGCATCACCATCAGGGGCGGGATCCGCATGCGGTTCGCGATGTCGAGCGCGATAAGCGCGTTGCCCATGTTCTCGCCGCGGTAACTCTCCGGCACGAGGTTCGATGAACAGAGCGCCCGGCAGATCCGCTGCGCGGTCGAGAATGCTTCTTCGCCGGAGAAGACGCTGAGCGGCTCCTGCCGATGCACGGTTAAGGCCGTGGTTTCGGTCATTACTTGCCTTTCTTGGGCTTTGGCTGGGTGATGCGGAGGTTGCGGTAGGTTGTGGCGGGATAGTTCACGACGGACGCAGAGCGATGTGTCGTGGTGGCGGAGACCTTCCAGCCCGCTCCGAAGACCGTCTCGGTGTCCTTCAGGAAATCGAGAAGCTCGGCGCGGCTGGCCTTCTTCAGGTCGTCCGCCTTCTTCGCGGCAACCTCGGCCTCGTGTGCCGCCTCGATCAGCTTTGTGAGCTTGTCCCGGTCCACATCCGGCTCGGGTTGGTCGAGGTTGATGCTCTTGCCCGGCTCCGCATTGCGGTAGAGCGCGCGCAGCGTCTCATAGTCCTTGAGATAATCCGGGGCCGGCGGCTCGCCGCGCGCGACGCGCTCGCGCATTTCGCGGGCGGCTGTGAAGATCTTCTCGATGACCTCGGCGTCGGCCTGGCGTTCGAAGAGCTTCACGGTGTTGCCGCCGACGAGCCCGCCGATCACGCCCCACGAGAAGCCGCAAACGCCGATCTGGTGTTGGAGCTGGAATTCGATGTGAGGCGGGGCCTCATCCTCGGCCCAGTCGTCTTTGCCGACGAAGAAGTCGACGTTCTTGATTTCGAGGCAGCCATAACCGAGTGCGGGGCGCGCAGGATCGAAGATGATGTAGTCGGGAGAGCAGCCGAGGCCGGGATGGTCCTTCGAGCGAGCGTAGAGGAAGCGGTGCCCGTCGATGATCTTCCAGCCGTTGTCCTTGCAGATGCCGCGCGCGATGGCGCTTTGCAGGCGCTTGCCCCAGCGCATGCGCTCGTTCTCTTCGAACTCGACACGCAGCGTTCCGGCGAGCTGTTGATAGAGGTCGAAAGGCGTCTGGTAGGGCGAGACGCCGAAGAGCGCCGCGGCCTGGGTGGCTGTGATGTCGCTTTCGCGGAGCGCCAGCCAGGCCCGCTCGGTGCTCGGCTTGAACCATTCCGCATCGCTTGAATATGGTTTGCAGGTTGTCAACGATGCGGTCATGCTAAATCCCCTCCCTGTCGAGCAGGGAGCAGAGCCGAAACTTCGAGAAGCCGGGAATCGGCGTGAACGCGCCGAACTGAATAGGGGGTGCCATGTGGTGGAGCCGGTTTGCCGTTGCTGATGTTTACATCATGCAAACCGACTCGCAAAATGTCAACAATAAATGATAGGTCTTAACTATCCCGCCAGAATGGCGATCACCGGCGCGTAGGCATCCAGTTTGGAGGTGATGTCTTCGCAGCCAACCGCCGAAAGGAAATAGCCCTCTTTTTCCAGGCGGTCGACAAAGCGCATGAGAATGCGGCCGTCGGCGAGCCACACCATGTTGTAGCGGCCGACCATCGCTTCGGGGTCGACCGGCCGTTGCGAACCGACGACACACATGGAGCCATCGAACATGGCCGCCTGCGTGCCGGCGGTTCGATACTCAAGCGCCTGGGCGCCTGCCGGCGCATCGATCTCAAGCCGCACCATCGTACGACGCCTGCTTGGCGGATAGAGATCCACCGCGAAATCGCCGCCGATGGTCCCGGCCACTTCGAGCGTGACGCCGCGCTCCAATTTTGCCACAGCCTCTATGGCATCCATCATGTCTCCGGAAGTGCGGCGAGCGATCTCAAGAAGCGGCATCCGCAATTCTCTGGAAAGCCCCTGTGCCAGTTCGAGATTTGCGGATCGTTTCCCGTCGAGCACGAGGGAAAGCAGGCTTTTTGATATGCCAAGACGCCGTGCAAGCTCCGCCTGCGAGGGGATTCGCAGCTCGGCGATGCGGCGTTCAAACCATTTGCGATCTATGTTTTTTGCCATCGTAGGACAAACGACCTCCAGGCCTACAGTTTAATGCGCCGGATTATCGGAAATGTTCTCGGATTGTCAACGATTATCATTAACCGATTGTGATTGCTCAGCGTGCCGGCGTTTGCGCAACAACAAACCTCTTGCATGGTCGTTTACCATATGTCACCACTTGTCTCGCGTGCTTCGGGTGAGGAGTTGCGAGAGGAAAGTGCCAGATTGCCGGCGCAGGTAATTCGGCGCGCCTATATGGTTGACAACCTGAAAACGAAAGAGGGTGTGCGGATGCAGCCGAATTCCATGATGACGGTCCGATGGCAGAGCGACGGTTCATGCCAGCTCACGTTGACCGAACCGGAAACAGATTATCAACAGATATGCAACTAGTTCTCGCCAACC
Proteins encoded in this region:
- the hemB gene encoding porphobilinogen synthase, giving the protein MKKEKPNAYYDAGAALQNAQAGGFPLTRLRRTRQAPWSRALVAENTLSASNLIWPIFVMDGLREKQPVPSLPGVDRMSVDLAAEAAEQAAELGVPAVALFPYTRPDLRDEAATEAFNPENIVCRAVRAIKARVPNMGIICDVALDPYTSHGQDGLMVGNEIVNDLSLEALTRQAMNQAEAGCDVLAPSDMMDGRIGVIRSALEARGFYNTQIMAYSAKYASAFYGPFRDAVGSSGTLRGDKRTYQMDPANSDEAIREVALDLAEGADMVMVKPGMPYLDIVRRVHDEFKVPTFVYQVSGEYAMLLAAFQNGWLTREKVVLESLMAFRRAGANGILTYFAPEAARLLKA
- a CDS encoding helix-turn-helix domain-containing protein; the encoded protein is MTAPALTEISLTNQRPAIAALFEARRRIGIRNDELRARSGVAINSAQYWLAGRSAPTMGNLVAFARALGFEVVLRRERPPACEMAFNDQSDVMAMLLAERKRLGMSFLDLESRSGISVNAMFAWRAGASPQLANLVAFAGALGFEVVLRPISEVAR
- a CDS encoding threonine ammonia-lyase; translation: MTFSAVAVSEEPRVSLEDIRAAREALRGSIIRTPAVEAPKLSALSGAQIFIKYENMQATGSFKERGALNKLLSLDAAQRERGVIAISAGNHAQAVAHHAARLGIPATIVMPEGTPFNKVGNTEAFGAKVILYGESVAESRVAADRLIVEQGFTLVHPYDDPAVIAGQGTAALEFLEDCPDLDCLIVPVGGGGFISGVAIAAKALKPDIEIVGVEVESYPSTYAALRGRIAECGGATLAEGIAVKAPGAHALPVIRDLVSDVVLVSESMVESAVFLLASLQKTVAEGASAVGLAAVLSDRLRFHGRRVGLFQSGANIDSRVLAAIIIRGLERESKILSLRIQVDDRPGMLGELASELGRCGANILEVHHRRFYLYVPAKSTLVDIVIETKDALHAEEIIGKLRLRGFRVERLNASGGEPGPRME
- a CDS encoding helix-turn-helix transcriptional regulator; its protein translation is MSDAELLRTPELATRLGVSQVTLARWRRLGTGPRFLKRSGIIFYRAEDVSEFESKRDRIRTSTREAN
- a CDS encoding HNH endonuclease, giving the protein MPPDLDAFKIWLSGCGGEVLGPVNEWEVIRVRTSVGILVAHRTRRGRQIWPAALLALAQQFERGEIPALAATRRGRTPSRLRQRFAALAARDGAGCFFCGHAVPAPGVTCDPDMSPTIEHLVPVAHGGPNHLSNCFLAHRRCNAAAGNTSAAEKVRLRDAMRAALRSV
- a CDS encoding YqaJ viral recombinase family protein, which translates into the protein MTASLTTCKPYSSDAEWFKPSTERAWLALRESDITATQAAALFGVSPYQTPFDLYQQLAGTLRVEFEENERMRWGKRLQSAIARGICKDNGWKIIDGHRFLYARSKDHPGLGCSPDYIIFDPARPALGYGCLEIKNVDFFVGKDDWAEDEAPPHIEFQLQHQIGVCGFSWGVIGGLVGGNTVKLFERQADAEVIEKIFTAAREMRERVARGEPPAPDYLKDYETLRALYRNAEPGKSINLDQPEPDVDRDKLTKLIEAAHEAEVAAKKADDLKKASRAELLDFLKDTETVFGAGWKVSATTTHRSASVVNYPATTYRNLRITQPKPKKGK
- a CDS encoding helix-turn-helix transcriptional regulator — protein: MAKNIDRKWFERRIAELRIPSQAELARRLGISKSLLSLVLDGKRSANLELAQGLSRELRMPLLEIARRTSGDMMDAIEAVAKLERGVTLEVAGTIGGDFAVDLYPPSRRRTMVRLEIDAPAGAQALEYRTAGTQAAMFDGSMCVVGSQRPVDPEAMVGRYNMVWLADGRILMRFVDRLEKEGYFLSAVGCEDITSKLDAYAPVIAILAG
- a CDS encoding class I SAM-dependent methyltransferase, whose amino-acid sequence is MGGGNKRAAFAERGNDLYETPPEAVWALLKHERLPDEIWEPACGPGSIARVLRESGHGVFATDLVDYGWFQQDMSGADFLMEREAPRSRVCDGAIECIVTNPPFKIAAQFVEHAIELCPRVYMLLRLAFITAGNKNDAEGRARRAVLDGGHLARVLVFRNRLPMMHRDGWTGPQASSSTDFAWFVWDREHSGETTIKRIKWEPLRAAREVA